A window of Bacillus thermozeamaize genomic DNA:
GTTCCAGGCAGGCGCACCACACCGGCATCCGAACCGGGCAAGACGGCCAACCGCCGGTCCGCATCGGACGAAAACTGCCGGTAGGCCCAGGCCTTGCTGGCCACGTTCGGCCAGGACAGCAGCTTTTTCAGCACCGGTTCAAACCCGCCTACGGTCTGCCGCGCCCCCTTGGCATGGTCCAGCCGCGCCACCTTCACCTTCTGCCACAGCCGCCAGACGGTCGTCACCGCATCCCAGACCTCATACTTGGCCACCCATTCCGGCTTTTCCGCCTTCGGCTCGTACACCGGGCCATCCGTTAAAGCCTTCACCGGCACTTCGGTCACCACTTGGCCTTGATAAAGCAGGCGCAACTGTTGATCCTCCGTCACGCGGCCAATCGCCACAGCCGGCACCTGCCAGCGCCGGCAAATGTCCTGCACCCGCTCCAGGTCCTCCGGCCGGATCACCAGCAGCATCCGTTCCTGCGTCTCGGACAGCATCATCTCGTATGGCGTCATACCGCTCTCCGCAAGGGGCACCTGATCCAGATCCAGCTCGACGCCGTGGCCGCCCTTTGCCGCCATTTCCGAACTGGAGCAGGTCAGACCCGCAGCCCCCATATCCTGAATGCCCACCAGGAGGCCTTTTTCCACGATTTCCAGGCAGGCCTCCATCAGCCGCTTGCCAAATTCCGGATCCCCTGTGACAAAGGTGGCCTCCGTGTCCTCATTCAGCTCTTCCGAGGCAAAGGTGGCGCCGTGGATGCCGTCCCGTCCGGTTGGCCGGCCGAGATACAGGACCAGATTGCCCGCCCCCTTCGCGATGCCCCTCTGCACCTTGTCATGGGCCACCAGCCCGACGCCCATCGCGTTGACCAGCGGATTGCCTTCATAGGTGGAGGCAAAGGCCACCTCCCCGCCTGCGGTGGGCACGTCCAGGCGCCTGCCGTAGTCGGCAATCCCCCGTACCACCTCTTTGAAGAGGTGCCGCATATGGGCCGAATCCAGCCGGCCGAAGCGCAGGGAATTGAGCAGCGCGATCGGCCGGGCGCCGATGGAATAGATGTCCCGCACGATGCCGCCGACGCCGGTGGAAGCACCGTGAAAGGGGGCCACCGCCGAAGGATGGTTGTGGCTTTCAATCTTGAAGACGACAGCCTGGCCGTCGCCGATATCCACCACGCCGGCCCCCTCACCCGGGCCCATCAACACCCGCGGCCCGCTGGTCGGCAGTTGCCGGAGCAGGCTTTTGGAGTTTTTGTAACTGCAGTGTTCCGACCACATCACGCTGAAGAGTCCGGTTTCCGTGTAATTGGGCAGCCGCCCCAGCATCCGGACGGCCCGCTGGTATTCCGCATCCGTCAGGCCCAATGCGCGGTAGATCTGCGCGTCCCGAATCGCTTCCGGCGACGGTTCCCCCGCCAGTGTCACCGGACGGGAAACGGGTTGGCCGGCCGACCGATCGGAACGGGCCGCTTGGACAGATTCGGCAGATTGGCCGGCTCGTTTTTCCTGGTTGGTCATATAATAGATCCCCCTCGATCAAGACGCCCCTCTTCCACACCGCCAAGACGCCGCAACATCTCTTGATAAGCCTCCTGGACACCGCCCAGGTCGCGGCGGAAGCGATCCTTGTCCAGTTTTTCCAGCGTCCGGCTGTCCCAGAACCGGCAGGTGTCGGGAGAAATCTCATCCGCCAGGATGACCTGCCCGTCCGCCGTCCGCCCGAACTCCAGCTTGAAATCGATGAGGAGGACGTCCCGCACGGCAAGAAATCCCTGCAGCGCCTCGTTCACCGCCAGCGCCAGCCGCCTCATCTCCGCCAGCTCCGCTTCCTTGACCCAGCCGAGGACCAGCGCGTGCTCACTGTTCACCAGCGGATCGCCCAGGGAATCATCCTTGTAATACAATTCCAGAATCGGGCGGGCCAGCGGCATCCCTTCCTCCAAACCGAGGCGCTTGGCCATCGAGCCGGCGGCCCGGTTGCGCACCACCACTTCCAGGGGGATGATGCCCACTTTGCGAACCAGCTGTTCGGTCGGCGAGAGAAGGCGGACAAAATGGTGTGGAATCCCCGCCTTGCCCAGATGTTCAAAGAAAATGGCGCTGATCCGGTTGTTCAGTTCCCCTTTGCCCTGGATGGTGGCCCGCTTCTTGCCGTCAAAGGCGGTGGCATCATCCTTGTAACGCACCCAGAACAGTTCCGGATCACTCGTCGCGTAGATCTGCTTGGCCTTGCCCTCGTAAAGCAACTCCTTGCGGATCGGTTCGGCACTCATCGTCGGCCCTCCGTTCGATGCTAATCATTCAAACCCAGACGCTGGAAAATGGTGTCCACATGCCGCAAATGATGACGATAATCGAAACAATCATCCAGCTCTTCCCGCGAAAGCAGGCCGGCGATGCGCGGGTCTGCTTCCAGGATCTCCCTGAACGGACGCTGCTCTTCCCAGGCCTGCATCGCCCTGGGCTGCACCAGGTCATAGGCCTCCTCGCGGCTCAGCCCCTTTTCGATCAGGGCCAGCATCACGCGCTGCGAATAAATCAGGCCAAAGGTCCGTTCCATGTTCCGGCGCATGTTCTCCGGGAAAACGGTCAGCTCCCGGATCAGGTTGGTGAACCGGTGCAACATGTAGTCCAGCAAAATGGTCGCGTCGGCCAGCGCCACCCGTTCCACCGAAGAATGGGAAATGTCCCGTTCATGCCAAAGCGGCACGTTCTCATAGGCGGCCAGCATGTAGCCGCGCATCAGCCGCGAAAGGCCGGTGATGTTCTCGGCGCCCACCGGATTGCGCTTGTGCGGCATCGCGGAAGAGCCTTTCTGTCCCGGGTGAAAGCGCTCCTCCACTTCCCGGATCTCGCTTTTCTGCAAGCCGCGAATCTCCACCGCAAACTTCTCCAGGCTGGTGGCGATCAGGGCCAGCGTGGCCATGTAATGGGCGTGCCGGTCCCGCTGCAACGTCTGGGTGGAAATCGGCGCCGGTTTGAGCCCCAGTTTTTCGCACACATACGACTCGACAAAGGGCGGAATGTTGGCGTACGTGCCC
This region includes:
- a CDS encoding phosphoribosylaminoimidazolesuccinocarboxamide synthase; amino-acid sequence: MSAEPIRKELLYEGKAKQIYATSDPELFWVRYKDDATAFDGKKRATIQGKGELNNRISAIFFEHLGKAGIPHHFVRLLSPTEQLVRKVGIIPLEVVVRNRAAGSMAKRLGLEEGMPLARPILELYYKDDSLGDPLVNSEHALVLGWVKEAELAEMRRLALAVNEALQGFLAVRDVLLIDFKLEFGRTADGQVILADEISPDTCRFWDSRTLEKLDKDRFRRDLGGVQEAYQEMLRRLGGVEEGRLDRGGSII
- a CDS encoding phosphoribosylformylglycinamidine synthase II; protein product: MTNQEKRAGQSAESVQAARSDRSAGQPVSRPVTLAGEPSPEAIRDAQIYRALGLTDAEYQRAVRMLGRLPNYTETGLFSVMWSEHCSYKNSKSLLRQLPTSGPRVLMGPGEGAGVVDIGDGQAVVFKIESHNHPSAVAPFHGASTGVGGIVRDIYSIGARPIALLNSLRFGRLDSAHMRHLFKEVVRGIADYGRRLDVPTAGGEVAFASTYEGNPLVNAMGVGLVAHDKVQRGIAKGAGNLVLYLGRPTGRDGIHGATFASEELNEDTEATFVTGDPEFGKRLMEACLEIVEKGLLVGIQDMGAAGLTCSSSEMAAKGGHGVELDLDQVPLAESGMTPYEMMLSETQERMLLVIRPEDLERVQDICRRWQVPAVAIGRVTEDQQLRLLYQGQVVTEVPVKALTDGPVYEPKAEKPEWVAKYEVWDAVTTVWRLWQKVKVARLDHAKGARQTVGGFEPVLKKLLSWPNVASKAWAYRQFSSDADRRLAVLPGSDAGVVRLPGT
- a CDS encoding adenylosuccinate lyase, with product MIERYTRPEMGAIWTEEGKFSSWLEVEILACEAWAELGVIPREDVAALRANARIDVARIAEIERETRHDVVAFTRALSETLGPERKWVHYGLTSTDVVDTAQGYRLKQANRILRQDLKELIQVLKERAREHKMTVMMGRTHGVHAEPITFGLKLALWYAEMLRNLERFEAAAEQVEYGKISGAVGTYANIPPFVESYVCEKLGLKPAPISTQTLQRDRHAHYMATLALIATSLEKFAVEIRGLQKSEIREVEERFHPGQKGSSAMPHKRNPVGAENITGLSRLMRGYMLAAYENVPLWHERDISHSSVERVALADATILLDYMLHRFTNLIRELTVFPENMRRNMERTFGLIYSQRVMLALIEKGLSREEAYDLVQPRAMQAWEEQRPFREILEADPRIAGLLSREELDDCFDYRHHLRHVDTIFQRLGLND